Proteins encoded together in one Streptomyces sp. TLI_171 window:
- a CDS encoding cyclopropane-fatty-acyl-phospholipid synthase family protein, whose product MERHEISRLAHRDHPIAAPLSDESVRLLLERALRGREDGRLLDLGCGEAAWAVRALAAHPGLRAVGADVDAAALTAGRRSAEHLGVARRLGLHHTDVREFTSAEPFDVVLSIGATHAFGGLAPTLAAIGPLLAPGGAVLLGEGYWEGEPTSLSRELFGDGLADLAGTVAAVRAAGWLPVAGHTSSTAELDAYEWAWTGSLTDWALDQPPGPDRDQALRIAAEHREEWLTGYRSGFGFVTLLLRPAG is encoded by the coding sequence ATGGAACGTCACGAGATCTCACGCCTCGCCCACCGCGACCACCCGATCGCCGCGCCGCTCTCCGACGAGTCGGTGCGGCTGCTGCTGGAGCGGGCGTTGCGCGGCCGGGAGGACGGGCGGCTGCTGGACCTGGGCTGCGGGGAGGCCGCCTGGGCGGTGCGGGCGCTGGCCGCGCACCCGGGGCTGCGGGCGGTCGGGGCGGACGTGGACGCGGCGGCGCTGACCGCCGGGCGGCGGAGCGCCGAACACCTGGGCGTCGCCCGGCGCCTCGGCCTGCACCACACCGACGTACGGGAGTTCACCTCCGCCGAGCCGTTCGACGTGGTGCTCTCCATCGGCGCGACGCACGCCTTCGGGGGGCTCGCGCCGACGCTGGCCGCGATCGGCCCGCTGCTCGCCCCGGGCGGTGCGGTGCTGCTCGGCGAAGGGTACTGGGAGGGCGAGCCGACCTCGCTCTCGCGGGAACTGTTCGGCGACGGACTCGCCGACCTGGCGGGCACCGTCGCCGCCGTCCGGGCCGCCGGCTGGCTGCCGGTGGCCGGACACACCTCCTCCACCGCCGAGTTGGACGCCTACGAGTGGGCCTGGACGGGATCGCTGACCGACTGGGCGCTCGACCAGCCGCCCGGCCCCGACCGCGACCAGGCCCTGCGCATCGCGGCGGAGCACCGCGAGGAGTGGCTGACCGGGTACCGGAGCGGCTTCGGCTTCGTCACGCTGCTGCTCCGCCCGGCCGGCTAG
- a CDS encoding glycosyltransferase family 4 protein, whose translation MRSVRVLVHLNNLALGGAQLNAVDIARTLRDRGHQPVLFAQGVDGPAPLVELAAEHDLDLVVAGDPDTPHAVVRARLTGLAEEHGSQVIHAWEVRAARNAYFGPGRQGRLPIVTTFYGIRMLRGMPRHQPLVLGLGALMPDGRAFGHRDLRLIEPPVNTRLDAPGSVSGAAFRTEVGAADDQVLLCIVTRLVSGLEKDAGVARTMAAVRLLDDPGLVLAVVGGGPSEDKLRAEADRVNEELGRRAVVFTGQRSDPRPAYQAADVVLGMGGSALRGLAFGKPVVVHGASGYTAIHEPGPLVEPHASRCMYGHGDHPVDAKALAAQIRALADHPERRAELGSWGREWVVGRFSLDHVSTAFEEIYRELLRKPPGRAAWLRDLEQMSRYEFVKPTARRLIGR comes from the coding sequence GTGCGTTCCGTCCGGGTCCTGGTCCACCTCAACAACCTGGCCCTCGGCGGCGCGCAGCTCAACGCCGTCGACATCGCCCGCACCCTGCGCGACCGCGGCCACCAACCCGTGCTCTTCGCCCAGGGTGTCGACGGCCCCGCCCCGCTGGTCGAACTCGCCGCCGAGCACGACCTCGACCTGGTGGTGGCCGGTGACCCCGACACCCCGCACGCCGTCGTCCGGGCCCGGCTCACCGGACTCGCCGAGGAACACGGCTCGCAGGTGATCCACGCCTGGGAGGTCCGGGCCGCCCGCAACGCCTACTTCGGCCCCGGCCGGCAGGGCCGGCTGCCGATCGTCACCACCTTCTACGGCATCCGGATGCTGCGCGGCATGCCCCGCCACCAGCCCCTGGTACTGGGGCTCGGCGCGCTGATGCCCGACGGCCGCGCCTTCGGCCACCGCGACCTGCGGCTGATCGAACCCCCCGTCAACACCCGACTCGACGCGCCCGGTTCGGTCTCCGGCGCCGCCTTCCGCACCGAGGTCGGCGCCGCCGACGACCAGGTGCTGCTCTGCATCGTCACCCGCCTGGTCTCCGGCCTGGAGAAGGACGCCGGGGTCGCCCGCACCATGGCCGCCGTCCGCCTGCTCGACGACCCCGGACTCGTCCTCGCCGTGGTCGGCGGCGGCCCCAGCGAGGACAAGCTCCGCGCCGAGGCCGACCGCGTCAACGAGGAACTCGGCCGCCGCGCCGTGGTGTTCACCGGACAGCGCTCCGACCCCCGCCCCGCCTACCAGGCCGCGGACGTGGTCCTCGGCATGGGCGGCTCCGCCCTGCGCGGCCTCGCCTTCGGCAAGCCCGTCGTCGTGCACGGCGCGAGCGGCTACACCGCGATCCACGAACCCGGCCCGCTGGTCGAACCGCACGCCTCCCGCTGCATGTACGGCCACGGCGACCACCCCGTCGACGCCAAGGCCCTCGCCGCCCAGATCCGGGCCCTCGCCGACCACCCCGAACGCCGCGCCGAGCTCGGCAGTTGGGGCCGCGAGTGGGTGGTCGGCCGGTTCTCCCTCGACCACGTCTCCACCGCCTTCGAGGAGATCTACCGGGAGCTGCTGCGCAAGCCTCCGGGCCGCGCCGCGTGGCTCCGCGACCTGGAGCAGATGTCCCGCTACGAGTTCGTCAAGCCCACCGCCCGGCGCCTGATCGGCCGCTGA
- a CDS encoding polysaccharide ABC transporter ATP-binding protein has translation MSPDHPLGTIRTEQVWKRFRADQQRMLLRDRVEQAARRLRGDRGEDWRWALRDINLHIEPGESVGLIGSNGSGKSTLLKMLTRVMYPYAGVIDVRGRIGALIEIRAGIHPDLTGRENIYLFGALLGLKRREVAGRFDDIVEFARLGGAIDRQVKFYSSGMQMRLGFAVAAYLEPHVLLVDEVLAVGDAVFQQRCLDRMREVAEQGTTIVFVSHDLPAVQSICRRGVWLEQGTVRVDAGIKDALAGYRDSIEAQSDASARTGEPLQLLKYEVRGEDGDDTTLHTDESVTVELTLGGDYRGDATLHLGVSEGTSSPIFQISHEVRLTGGDHKVACVIPRLPLPRGRYTLWTGVYSIGKTDGGTLMSWHSAGQFDVFGPMLDTPPRAVVMAAPVFVPHQWEE, from the coding sequence ATGTCGCCTGACCACCCTCTGGGCACCATCCGCACCGAGCAGGTCTGGAAGCGGTTCCGCGCCGACCAGCAGCGCATGCTGCTGCGCGACCGGGTCGAACAGGCCGCCCGCCGCCTGCGCGGCGACCGCGGCGAGGACTGGCGCTGGGCGCTGCGCGACATCAACCTGCACATCGAACCCGGCGAGTCGGTCGGCCTGATCGGCTCCAACGGGTCAGGAAAATCAACCCTGTTGAAGATGCTCACCCGGGTGATGTACCCGTACGCGGGCGTCATCGACGTGCGCGGCCGGATCGGCGCGCTGATCGAGATCCGGGCCGGCATCCACCCCGACCTGACCGGCCGGGAGAACATCTACCTGTTCGGCGCGCTGCTCGGCCTCAAGCGCCGCGAGGTCGCCGGGCGCTTCGACGACATCGTCGAGTTCGCCCGGCTCGGCGGCGCCATCGACCGGCAGGTGAAGTTCTACTCCTCCGGCATGCAGATGCGCCTCGGCTTCGCCGTCGCCGCCTACCTGGAGCCGCACGTCCTGCTGGTCGACGAGGTGCTCGCGGTCGGCGACGCCGTGTTCCAGCAGCGCTGCCTGGACCGGATGCGCGAGGTCGCCGAACAGGGCACCACCATCGTCTTCGTCTCCCACGACCTGCCCGCCGTGCAGTCGATCTGCCGCCGCGGCGTCTGGCTGGAACAGGGCACCGTCCGGGTCGACGCCGGCATCAAGGACGCGCTGGCCGGCTACCGCGACTCCATCGAGGCGCAGTCCGACGCCTCCGCCCGCACCGGCGAGCCGCTGCAACTGCTCAAGTACGAGGTGCGCGGCGAGGACGGCGACGACACCACCCTGCACACCGACGAGTCCGTCACCGTCGAACTCACCCTCGGCGGCGACTACCGCGGCGACGCCACCCTGCACCTGGGCGTCAGCGAGGGCACCTCCAGCCCGATCTTCCAGATCAGCCACGAGGTCCGGCTCACCGGCGGCGACCACAAGGTGGCCTGCGTGATCCCCCGGCTGCCGCTGCCGCGCGGCCGCTACACCCTCTGGACGGGCGTCTACTCGATCGGCAAGACCGACGGCGGCACCCTGATGAGCTGGCACTCCGCCGGGCAGTTCGACGTGTTCGGCCCGATGCTCGACACCCCGCCGCGGGCCGTCGTGATGGCCGCCCCCGTCTTCGTGCCGCACCAGTGGGAGGAGTGA
- a CDS encoding ABC transporter permease: MGGQRAQVIDERGSGTAPPGVPIPAGPPPELVFKRRLRPQQVARELWAARELVRALAERDLRARYKQAVLGFAWAVLTPLALCAIFTLVFHRAVKIETGAAPYTLFAYVGLIVWQFFSNTMNQGALSLANNLSLLNKVYCPREVFPLATMLVATVDMVIGIGVLGLMFLVFWTAPAATFLWAVPLLLIQFAFTYGIALILSVAVVYLRDVRHLLPIITQMGVFATPVAYPLAKIPHRLQEIYVGVNPLGAVIEGYRKALLYGEAPDVRMTLIAAASSLVFLVGGYLLFKKLETGIADVA, encoded by the coding sequence GTGGGGGGACAGCGCGCACAGGTCATCGACGAGCGCGGGAGCGGGACCGCCCCGCCGGGCGTCCCGATCCCGGCCGGGCCGCCGCCCGAACTGGTCTTCAAGCGCCGGCTGAGGCCCCAACAGGTGGCCCGCGAGCTGTGGGCGGCACGGGAGTTGGTGCGCGCGCTGGCCGAACGCGACCTGCGGGCCCGGTACAAGCAGGCGGTGCTCGGCTTCGCCTGGGCGGTGCTCACGCCGCTCGCGCTGTGCGCCATCTTCACCCTGGTCTTCCACCGCGCGGTGAAGATCGAGACCGGCGCCGCCCCGTACACGCTGTTCGCCTACGTCGGCCTGATCGTCTGGCAGTTCTTCAGCAACACGATGAACCAGGGCGCGCTCAGCCTGGCCAACAACCTGAGCCTGCTGAACAAGGTGTACTGCCCCCGCGAGGTGTTCCCGCTCGCCACCATGCTGGTCGCCACCGTCGACATGGTGATCGGCATCGGCGTGCTCGGCCTGATGTTCCTGGTGTTCTGGACGGCGCCCGCCGCGACCTTCCTGTGGGCGGTGCCGCTGCTGCTGATCCAGTTCGCCTTCACCTACGGCATCGCGCTGATCCTCTCGGTCGCCGTGGTGTACCTGCGCGACGTCCGCCACCTGCTGCCGATCATCACGCAGATGGGCGTGTTCGCCACCCCCGTCGCCTACCCGCTGGCCAAGATCCCGCACCGGCTGCAGGAGATCTACGTCGGCGTCAACCCGCTCGGCGCGGTGATCGAGGGCTACCGCAAGGCCCTGCTGTACGGCGAGGCCCCCGACGTCCGGATGACGCTGATCGCCGCGGCCAGCTCGCTGGTGTTCCTGGTCGGCGGCTACCTGCTCTTCAAGAAGCTGGAAACGGGGATCGCCGATGTCGCCTGA
- a CDS encoding thiol:disulfide interchange protein DsbA/DsbL, which translates to MKSLLRTSVLLAVAGGLLTAPAAARAASAVASGLPGSHGQQLLTPGQHPAADRPSGSTRQHPPVPALRPLEPAAPAGSGSAGLQAERTHEAVEFFWYDCYHSAQLEQPLGRWAAQHRADVTLRRVPAIWTGSPDEPVQRAHARLYYTLERLGEVDRLQAAVFRAVREQHADLTTEQAAADWAARQGVDAAGFRAAYRSAEVNRAVQDAPQLFVRNQVTELPTVIVDGAGRTSPSSAGGVDVMPSALDRLVAEGTGPAGS; encoded by the coding sequence GTGAAGTCGCTGCTGAGAACCTCTGTCCTGCTGGCCGTCGCCGGCGGTCTGCTGACCGCCCCGGCCGCCGCCCGGGCCGCGTCCGCCGTCGCCTCCGGGCTGCCCGGCTCGCACGGGCAGCAGCTGCTGACGCCCGGTCAGCACCCGGCCGCCGACCGGCCGTCCGGCTCCACCCGGCAGCACCCTCCGGTACCCGCACTCCGCCCGCTGGAGCCCGCCGCGCCCGCCGGGTCCGGATCGGCCGGCCTCCAGGCTGAACGGACCCACGAGGCGGTCGAGTTCTTCTGGTACGACTGCTACCACTCCGCGCAGCTGGAGCAGCCGCTCGGCCGCTGGGCCGCCCAGCACCGGGCCGACGTGACGCTGCGCCGGGTCCCGGCGATCTGGACCGGCAGCCCCGACGAGCCCGTGCAGCGCGCCCACGCCCGGCTGTACTACACCCTGGAGCGGCTCGGCGAGGTCGACCGGCTGCAGGCGGCGGTGTTCCGAGCCGTCCGCGAGCAGCACGCCGACCTGACCACCGAGCAGGCCGCCGCCGACTGGGCCGCCCGGCAGGGCGTCGACGCGGCCGGGTTCCGCGCCGCGTACCGCTCCGCCGAGGTGAACCGGGCCGTGCAGGACGCCCCGCAGCTGTTCGTCCGGAACCAGGTCACCGAACTGCCCACGGTGATCGTCGACGGCGCCGGCCGGACCTCGCCCTCCAGCGCCGGCGGCGTGGACGTGATGCCGTCCGCACTCGACCGGTTGGTGGCCGAGGGAACGGGCCCCGCCGGCTCCTGA